In a single window of the Drosophila subpulchrella strain 33 F10 #4 breed RU33 chromosome X, RU_Dsub_v1.1 Primary Assembly, whole genome shotgun sequence genome:
- the LOC119557322 gene encoding LOW QUALITY PROTEIN: uncharacterized protein LOC119557322 (The sequence of the model RefSeq protein was modified relative to this genomic sequence to represent the inferred CDS: inserted 1 base in 1 codon), producing MELLAGIWIQILFLLLLHHFRGILAYVGHSHCKECDQYKSTVPERCKYLLEEEQVFERKCGGTYPLMAFTKFRDTFVKTGEPFALYMPNTLDHVMVLMKDSALQSCERLQLADVTTFFCLDDNTNETIKLDVAHMYCFPFHIQLPDDLMQECLTENKMSKRHLDDVLRTRRGVIHYTFGESRGHRWCISGYSWLLLLQFLQLVWFLLXPMMSRKFLCELESCHKD from the exons ATGGAGCTGCTGGCCGGGATTTGGATACAGATCCTCTTTCTGCTACTGCTGCACCATTTTAGAGGTATCCTAGCTTACGTTGGTCACAGCCATTGCAAGGAATGTGATCAGTACAAGAGCACAGTGCCCGAGAGATGTAAGTATTTgctggaggaggagcaggTCTTCGAGCGAAAGTGTGGTGGCACCTATCCCCTGATGGCATTTACCAAGTTTCGTGATACCTTCGTCAAGACCGGTGAACCATTTGCCCTGTATATGCCCAATACTTTGGATCATGTGATGGTGCTAATGAAGGATTCGGCTCTCCAGAGCTGCGAACGCCTTCAACTGGCCGATGTGACCACGTTCTTTTGCCTGGATGATAATACCAATGAGACGATCAAACTCGATGTGGCCCACATGTATTGCTTTCCATTTCACATCCAACTGCCGGATGATTTAATGCAGGAGTGCCTCACGGAGAACAAGATGAGCAAGAGGCATCTGGACGATGTCCTCCGCACCCGACGCGGTGTTATCCACTATACTTTCGGCGAGAGTCGGGGTCATCGTTGGTGTATTTCTGGATATTCGTGGCTACTTCTCCTCCAGTTCCTCCAGCTCGTCTGGTTCCTCC CTCCAATGATGAGTCGTAAATTTTTATGCGAGCTGGAGAGCTGCCATAAAGATTGA